In Zingiber officinale cultivar Zhangliang chromosome 6A, Zo_v1.1, whole genome shotgun sequence, a single genomic region encodes these proteins:
- the LOC121995839 gene encoding vacuolar protein sorting-associated protein 8 homolog isoform X1: protein MTTKAPSSSSSTPRRGVPPMELDLDSFLRSHGGDLFSSSSDDDDDDHDEIDAVHRRTVDEILNDSDSSSSSSLSPPSRIPIPVPKTPIPTPDPKPKEEAALVEEASRRTRDSISEGAEEPSTSFDWRRRSRELSASVSLSSLGLRNGASSSSSSSRPLPSYFGGVRLNPKPGAALAAAAAASRSVPTPHAIAIKNRRAGIGSVWKDADEGLESAGSEGLDGSEHSGGTFLSENLESGVDEEEILQSSAEATEEIHSEVDILEPSGPTPAQLETNVVAEELGVHFAAVESCQTPGQLEANEDVLNLSETSQVPPVAVIPGEDFSMWNDNLPLTDGADVPHDMVNSNNQVELQVPPTVGDNVNGDNVPNGGVREEREQVHSGSDIDKLVEERLSQAENSKRAEKKAEKKLRASMKPLEWAEELEKRHASSGLHWEEGAAAQPMRLQGIRRGPPAVGYLQIDLDNAITRSISSQQFKRDHGSPQVVAVHLNYIAVGMSKGTIIVLASKYSAHSADSTDSKMLTFGSHAEKTQISVTSMCFNQQGDLLLAGYGNGHLTIWDVQKAIAAKVITGEHAVPVVHTLFLGQDPQVTRQFKAVTGDSRGLVLLHTASVVPLLNRFSIKTQCLLDGQKTGTVLCASPLQLYDMHGFVSAPSQIHSSASSNGLSSMVGGVVGGVVGGESGWKLFNEGSPVVEEGVVIFVTHQNALVVRLSPNVEVFDKFPRPEGVREGSMPYAEWKWTLADDSSLDSSDKVSWLAIAWDRNVQVAQLVKSEMKKYREWNLDSAAIGIAWLDDKMLVVVTLRGQLCLFTKDGNEIHRISFIVSGLGIDDVITYNTFFSNTFGNPEKGFHNSIAVRGATVYILGPMHLIVSRLLPWREKIQVLQRAGDWMGALDMSMRLYDGHAQGVIDLPRTVVAIREVIMPFLVELILSYVDEVFSYISVAFCNQIEKAGLVEDIKSSDSTLQKEIEDQYARVGGVAVEFCIHISRIDILFDSIFTKFVAVQHGGTFLEILEPYILKDMLGSLPPEIMQALVEHYSSRGWLQRVEQCVLHMNISSLDFNQVVRLCREHGLYGALIYLFNRGLDDYRTPLEELICVVKDSSRTDAASIGYRMLVYLKYCFQGLAFPPGHGTISSQRLQSVREELLSFLLEDSKSLTSPVFKSFKASCGICPNLCYLLWLATEATLKVIRCAFLEEGCTQIVDSMHYKVESNAEDGKEEDFHRIKVQNAMVQSIANTLIDILDLKSVVIKSFVIEDTAEVWPSKEDLGQILEFIAFLVSYKQATISEKVLKHILRHLTSQDKTSDDPNMKYEVSRPEKQVLTLLKVAPQVDWNSDDVMHLCVYAHFYQACGLIHEIRGQFVDALDSYMKDQDEPIHAFAFINKIMLQLKNNNVSFKMAVISRIPELIKLSRECAFFLVIDQFSSETQDILSELRSHPQSMFLFLKTTLEIHLSGNLKFPVLETVCLSNPPFGEIRETPNNLEEYAERLASFPKLLHQNTIQVNDELTELFLSLLCQFERNSVLKFLETFDNYRLEQCLHICQEYGVTDAAAFLLERVGDVGSALMLMLTGLNEKIDLLVDAVEKKIYEVASSDSLWQFEDIMNLNEVISVTDVLHASISLCQRNTRRLDTTESESLWFRLLDFYSQPMKWLCAIKPASLNQKHGNPDHLNVLEPMPKWKISHKASATILRKLFSQFVGELIEGMAGYMPLPVIMAKLLSDNGNQEFGDFKLTILQMLGTYGYERKILGTAKSLIEDDTFYSLSLLKKGASHAYAPQDFICCICGCTFTKGSTSGIRVFSCGHTTHLQCEFEESKKSESVRCPICLPKKNPRPRNKSFFLENGLVKGSTSSSQPSESIFSVQHVHESEVMEKPFGLQQISRFEILNNLQKNGKFLRTEALPQLKLSPPAIYHEKIQQRSISVVGEPSDSAQKIDKPSKLWQLKDLKSRGSLNMFPLRSNIFGPEKNKVR from the exons ATGACCACGAAGGCTCCCTCATCATCGTCGTCGACGCCTCGGCGAGGAGTTCCTCCCATGGAGCTCGATCTCGATTCCTTCCTCAGATCCCACGGCGGtgacctcttctcctcctccagcgACGACGATGACGACGACCACGACGAAATTGACGCAGTTCACCGTCGGACCGTCGACGAGATTCTCAACGATTCcgattcctcctcttcttcctccctctcccCTCCTTCCCGGATCCCAATTCCCGTCCCCAAGACCCCAATTCCAACCCCTGATCCCAAGCCTAAGGAGGAAGCTGCTCTTGTTGAGGAAGCTTCGAGACGAACTCGAGATTCGATTTCCGAAGGCGCAGAGGAACCATCAACGTCGTTCGATTGGAGACGGCGATCTCGCGAGCTTTCTGCTTCCGTTTCCCTCTCTTCCTTAGGGCTGAGGAATGGTGCATCTTCCTCGTCTTCTTCGTCTCGTCCGCTTCCCTCTTACTTTGGTGGTGTCAGGCTTAACCCTAAGCCTGGTGCTGCTCTTGCTGCTGCGGCCGCGGCCTCCCGCAGTGTCCCGACGCCTCATGCGATAGCTATTAAGAATAGGAGGGCAGGCATTGGCTCTGTCTGGAAAGATGCGGATGAAGGACTGGAGAGTGCTGGTTCGGAAGGACTGGATGGATCAGAGCATTCCGGAGGTACCTTTCTTAGTGAAAACTTGGAATCTGGGGTGGATGAAGAGGAAATTTTGCAGTCATCAGCTGAAGCAACTGAGGAAATCCATAGTGAGGTTGATATATTGGAACCATCTGGCCCAACACCTGCGCAATTGGAAACTAATGTAGTAGCAGAGGAACTAGGTGTTCATTTTGCTGCAGTAGAATCTTGCCAAACCCCTGGACAATTGGAAGCTAACGAAGATGTTCTCAATCTGTCGGAGACTAGCCAGGTACCGCCAGTTGCTGTGATTCCTGGTGAAGATTTTTCGATGTGGAATGATAATTTGCCACTGACAGACGGTGCTGATGTCCCCCATGACATGGTTAACTCTAATAATCAAGTGGAACTGCAAGTTCCACCTACTGTTGGAGATAACGTCAATGGGGACAACGTTCCTAATGGAGGCGTAAGAGAGGAGAGAGAACAAGTTCATAGTGGGAGTGACATTGATAAATTAGTAGAGGAGCGATTGTCTCAGGCAGAGAACAGTAAGAGAGCTGAGAAGAAGGCTGAGAAAAAGCTCCGTGCCTCTATGAAGCCTCTTGAATGGGCCGAGGAGCTTGAAAAGCGGCATGCATCATCTGGTTTACACTGGGAGGAAGGGGCTGCTGCTCAGCCAATGAGACTACAGGGCATCCGAAGGGGACCACCTGCTGTTGGATACTTGCAAATAGATCTTGACAATGCAATCACTCgttctatttcttcacaacaaTTCAAGCGTGACCATGGTTCCCCGCAAGTGGTTGCAGTTCACTTGAATTATATAGCTGTAGGCATGTCTAAAGGAACCATTATAGTTTTAGCTAGCAAATACTCTGCTCACTCTGCTGACAGTACAGATTCCAAG ATGCTAACGTTTGGTTCTCATGCTGAGAAAACTCAGATATCTGTAACGTCAATGTGCTTTAATCAGCAAGGTGATTTACTATTAGCTGGATATGGTAATGGTCATTTAACAATTTGGGATGTACAGAAAGCAATAGCAGCAAAAGTTATCACTGGAGAGCATGCAGTGCCAGTTGTCCATACACTGTTTTTAGGACAAGATCCACAAGTCACTCGCCAGTTTAAAGCTGTTACTGGCGATTCTAGGGGGCTTGTTTTATTACATACAGCTTCTGTTGTTCCTCTGCTCAATCGTTTCTCTATCAAGACACAA TGTCTACTTGATGGCCAAAAAACTGGAACAGTGCTGTGTGCTTCCCCCCTTCAATTGTATGATATGCATGGATTTGTATCTGCACCTTCTCAAATTCATTCATCAGCATCCTCCAATGGCCTTAGCAGCATGGTTGGAGGTGTTGTTGGAGGTGTAGTTGGAGGGGAGAGTGGATGGAAGCTCTTCAATGAAGGTTCTCCAGTGGTGGAAGAAGGTGTGGTCATATTTGTCACCCATCAAAATGCTTTGGTG GTAAGACTAAGTCCGAATGTAGAGGTGTTCGATAAATTTCCTAGACCAGAGGGTGTTCGTGAAGGGTCCATGCCTTATGCTGAATGGAAATGGACATTGGCAGATGACTCATCACTAG ATTCTTCTGATAAAGTTTCATGGCTTGCAATTGCATGGGACCGAAATGTCCAAGTGGCCCAGTTGGTAAAATCAGAGATGAAAAAATACAGGGAGTGGAACCTTGATAGTGCTGCCATAGGCATTGCATGGTTAGATGATAAG ATGCTAGTGGTTGTTACACTTAGAGGACAACTTTGCTTGTTTACGAAAGATGGAAATGAGATTCATCGTATAAGTTTTATTGTAAGCGGattgggaattgatgatgtaatAACTTATAACACATTTTTTTCTAACACCTTTGGAAATCCAGAGAAGGGTTTTCACAATTCTATAGCAGTAAGAGGAGCTACAGTATACATATTAGGGCCAATGCATCTTATAGTTTCACGTCTACTTCCTTGGAGAGAGAAGATTCAAGTACTGCAGAGAGCAGGTGATTGGATGGGTGCACTTGATATGTCAATGAGGCTTTATGATGGCCATGCCCAGGGTGTAATTGATCTTCCAAGAACAGTTGTTGCTATAAGGGAGGTTATAATGCCATTTCTTGTGGAGTTAATTTTATCATACGTGGATGAAGTTTTCTCAtatatttcagttgcattttgcAACCAAATTGAAAAAGCCGGTCTAGTGGAAGATATAAAGTCATCAGACAGTACCCTTcagaaagagatagaggatcaGTATGCTCGTGTTGGTGGTGTAGCTGTGGAGTTTTGCATACACATAAGTAGGATTGACATCTTATTCGATAGTATCTTCACTAAATTTGTTGCTGTTCAGCATGGAG GCACATTTTTGGAGATCTTGGAGCCATACATTCTGAAAGACATGCTTGGATCTTTACCACCAGAG ATCATGCAAGCCCTAGTAGAGCACTATAGTAGCAGAGGATGGTTGCAACGTGTTGAACAATGCGTCCTTCACATGAATATTTCTTCTCTGGACTTTAATCAA GTTGTAAGATTATGTCGTGAACATGGTCTTTATGGTGCACTGATATATCTTTTCAATCGAGGTTTAGATGACTACAGGACACCATTAGAGGAACTTATATGTGTTGTAAAAGATAGTTCAAGAACAGACGCTGCTTCTATTGG GTACCGGATGCTTGTTTATCTAAAGTATTGTTTTCAGGGTTTAGCATTCCCCCCTG GTCATGGTACAATATCATCTCAACGTTTGCAATCAGTGAGAGAAGAATTATTAAGTTTTTTGTTGGAGGACTCAAAATCATTAACCTCTCCAGTCTTCAAAAGCTTCAAGGCATCCTGTGGAATTTGCCCAAATCTATGTTATCTCCTTTGGTTGGCTACTGAAGCAACCCTTAAAGTCATACGATGTGCTTTTTTAGAAGAGGGGTGCACTCAGATAGTTGATTCTATGCATTATAAAGTTGAGAGTAATGCTGAAGACGGAAAGGAAGAGGATTTTCATCGCATAAAAGTTCAAAATGCAATGGTACAGAGTATTGCAAACACACTAATAGATATTCTTGATTTGAAGTCAGTGGTGATAAAATCATTTGTAATAGAGGACACTGCTGAAGTTTGGCCTTCAAAGGAGGATTTGGGTCAAATACTTGAGTTCATCGCATTTCTTGTTTCCTATAAGCAAGCTACTATTTCAGAAAAGGTGCTAAAACATATTCTTAGACATTTGACATCACAGGATAAGACATCAGATGATCCCAATATGAAGTATGAAGTTTCTCGACCAGAGAAACAGGTGCTCACTTTGCTTAAAGTTGCCCCTCAGGTGGACTGGAATTCTGATGATGTCATGCATCTATGCGTATATGCCCATTTTTATCAG GCTTGTGGCTTAATACATGAGATCAGAGGTCAATTTGTTGATGCTTTAGATAGTTACATGAAGGATCAAGATGAGCCAATCCATGCTTTTGCTTTCATTAACAAGATTATGTTACAGCTGAAAAATAATAATGTTTCTTTTAAGATGGCTGTAATTTCTCGAATTCCAGAACTTATCAAGCTAAGCAG AGAATGCGCGTTCTTCTTGGTCATTGATCAATTTAGTAGTGAAACTCAGGATATCTTATCAGAATTGCGTTCTCATCCACAAAGCATGTTCCTCTTCTTAAAAACAACCCTTGAAATCCATTTGTCAGGAAACCTTAAATTTCCTGTGCTTGAAACAGTTTGTCTCTCAAACCCACCATTTGGTGAGATCAGGGAGACACCAAATAATCTTGAAGAATATGCTGAACGACTAGCAAGTTTCCCAAAGCTTTTGCATCAGAACACAATTCAAGTAAATGATGAACTGACAGAACTGTTTTTATCG CTTTTATGCCAGTTTGAGCGCAACTCAGTCTTGAAATTTCTAGAAACCTTCGACAATTATAGACTTGAGCAGTGTCTCCATATTTGTCAAGAATATGGTGTCACTGACGCTGCTGCATTTTTACTAGAAAGGGTTGGTGATGTTGGTAGTGCTCTAATGCTTATGTTGACTGGGCTTAATGAAAAGATCGATTTGCTTGTTGATGCTGTGGAAAAGAAAATTTATGAGGTGGCATCAAGTGATTCTTTATGGCAGTTTGAAGATATTATGAACCTAAATGAG GTTATCTCTGTGACTGATGTGTTGCATGCTTCCATTAGCCTATGCCAAAGAAATACTCGGCGTTTAGACACTACAGAATCTGAGTCGCTTTGGTTTCGGTTGCTTGACTT CTATTCTCAGCCAATGAAGTGGCTCTGTGCCATCAAACCAGCTTCTTTGAATCAGAAACATGGCAATCCAGATCACCTGAATGTCTTGGAGCCCATGCCTAAATGGAAGATTTCGCATAAAGCTTCTGCTACTATTTTGAGAAAGCTGTTCTCACAATTTGTCGGGGAGTTAATTGAAGGGATGGCTGGATATATGCCCCTTCCAGTTATAATGGCCAAACTTCTTTCTGACAATGGCAATCAAGAATTTGGTGATTTTAAGTTGACTATCTTGCAAATGCTTGGAACTTATGGTTACGAGAGAAAAATTCTG GGAACAGCTAAATCATTAATTGAGGAtgataccttttatagcttaagCTTGCTGAAAAAAGGTGCCTCTCATGCTTATGCCCCTCAAGATTTCATTTGCTGCATTTGCGGATGCACATTTACCAAAGGTTCAACTTCTGGAATTAGAGTTTTTAGCTGTGGGCATACAACTCATCTGCAATGTGAATTCGAGGAAAGCAAAAAAAGTGAGTCAGTTAGATGCCCAATTTGCCTACCAAAAAAAAATCCCCGTCCACGAAACAAATCATTTTTCCTGGAGAATGGCCTAGTAAAAGGCTCTACTTCTAGCTCGCAACCATCAGAGTCCATCTTTAGTGTTCAACATGTTCATGAATCAGAAGTTATGGAGAAACCTTTTGGCCTTCAGCAAATCTCTCGG TTTGAAATTCTGAATAATCTCCAGAAGAATGGTAAATTCCTTAGGACAGAAGCTCTGCCTCAGCTAAAGCTCTCGCCTCCAGCTATCTACCATGAGAAGATCCAGCAAAGATCCATTTCTGTGGTGGGAGAACCTAGTGATTCCGCACAAAAAATTGACAAGCCAAGCAAACTATGGCAGCTTAAGGACCTAAAATCAAGGGGGTCACTGAACATGTTCCCCTTGAGGTCCAACATATTTG GTCCTGAGAAGAACAAAGTGCGATAA
- the LOC121995839 gene encoding vacuolar protein sorting-associated protein 8 homolog isoform X2 encodes MTTKAPSSSSSTPRRGVPPMELDLDSFLRSHGGDLFSSSSDDDDDDHDEIDAVHRRTVDEILNDSDSSSSSSLSPPSRIPIPVPKTPIPTPDPKPKEEAALVEEASRRTRDSISEGAEEPSTSFDWRRRSRELSASVSLSSLGLRNGASSSSSSSRPLPSYFGGVRLNPKPGAALAAAAAASRSVPTPHAIAIKNRRAGIGSVWKDADEGLESAGSEGLDGSEHSGGTFLSENLESGVDEEEILQSSAEATEEIHSEVDILEPSGPTPAQLETNVVAEELGVHFAAVESCQTPGQLEANEDVLNLSETSQVPPVAVIPGEDFSMWNDNLPLTDGADVPHDMVNSNNQVELQVPPTVGDNVNGDNVPNGGVREEREQVHSGSDIDKLVEERLSQAENSKRAEKKAEKKLRASMKPLEWAEELEKRHASSGLHWEEGAAAQPMRLQGIRRGPPAVGYLQIDLDNAITRSISSQQFKRDHGSPQVVAVHLNYIAVGMSKGTIIVLASKYSAHSADSTDSKMLTFGSHAEKTQISVTSMCFNQQGDLLLAGYGNGHLTIWDVQKAIAAKVITGEHAVPVVHTLFLGQDPQVTRQFKAVTGDSRGLVLLHTASVVPLLNRFSIKTQCLLDGQKTGTVLCASPLQLYDMHGFVSAPSQIHSSASSNGLSSMVGGVVGGVVGGESGWKLFNEGSPVVEEGVVIFVTHQNALVVRLSPNVEVFDKFPRPEGVREGSMPYAEWKWTLADDSSLDSSDKVSWLAIAWDRNVQVAQLVKSEMKKYREWNLDSAAIGIAWLDDKMLVVVTLRGQLCLFTKDGNEIHRISFIVSGLGIDDVITYNTFFSNTFGNPEKGFHNSIAVRGATVYILGPMHLIVSRLLPWREKIQVLQRAGDWMGALDMSMRLYDGHAQGVIDLPRTVVAIREVIMPFLVELILSYVDEVFSYISVAFCNQIEKAGLVEDIKSSDSTLQKEIEDQYARVGGVAVEFCIHISRIDILFDSIFTKFVAVQHGGTFLEILEPYILKDMLGSLPPEIMQALVEHYSSRGWLQRVEQCVLHMNISSLDFNQVVRLCREHGLYGALIYLFNRGLDDYRTPLEELICVVKDSSRTDAASIGYRMLVYLKYCFQGLAFPPGHGTISSQRLQSVREELLSFLLEDSKSLTSPVFKSFKASCGICPNLCYLLWLATEATLKVIRCAFLEEGCTQIVDSMHYKVESNAEDGKEEDFHRIKVQNAMVQSIANTLIDILDLKSVVIKSFVIEDTAEVWPSKEDLGQILEFIAFLVSYKQATISEKVLKHILRHLTSQDKTSDDPNMKYEVSRPEKQVLTLLKVAPQVDWNSDDVMHLCVYAHFYQACGLIHEIRGQFVDALDSYMKDQDEPIHAFAFINKIMLQLKNNNVSFKMAVISRIPELIKLSRECAFFLVIDQFSSETQDILSELRSHPQSMFLFLKTTLEIHLSGNLKFPVLETVCLSNPPFGEIRETPNNLEEYAERLASFPKLLHQNTIQVNDELTELFLSLLCQFERNSVLKFLETFDNYRLEQCLHICQEYGVTDAAAFLLERVGDVGSALMLMLTGLNEKIDLLVDAVEKKIYEVASSDSLWQFEDIMNLNEVISVTDVLHASISLCQRNTRRLDTTESESLWFRLLDFFLQLFSANEVALCHQTSFFESETWQSRSPECLGAHA; translated from the exons ATGACCACGAAGGCTCCCTCATCATCGTCGTCGACGCCTCGGCGAGGAGTTCCTCCCATGGAGCTCGATCTCGATTCCTTCCTCAGATCCCACGGCGGtgacctcttctcctcctccagcgACGACGATGACGACGACCACGACGAAATTGACGCAGTTCACCGTCGGACCGTCGACGAGATTCTCAACGATTCcgattcctcctcttcttcctccctctcccCTCCTTCCCGGATCCCAATTCCCGTCCCCAAGACCCCAATTCCAACCCCTGATCCCAAGCCTAAGGAGGAAGCTGCTCTTGTTGAGGAAGCTTCGAGACGAACTCGAGATTCGATTTCCGAAGGCGCAGAGGAACCATCAACGTCGTTCGATTGGAGACGGCGATCTCGCGAGCTTTCTGCTTCCGTTTCCCTCTCTTCCTTAGGGCTGAGGAATGGTGCATCTTCCTCGTCTTCTTCGTCTCGTCCGCTTCCCTCTTACTTTGGTGGTGTCAGGCTTAACCCTAAGCCTGGTGCTGCTCTTGCTGCTGCGGCCGCGGCCTCCCGCAGTGTCCCGACGCCTCATGCGATAGCTATTAAGAATAGGAGGGCAGGCATTGGCTCTGTCTGGAAAGATGCGGATGAAGGACTGGAGAGTGCTGGTTCGGAAGGACTGGATGGATCAGAGCATTCCGGAGGTACCTTTCTTAGTGAAAACTTGGAATCTGGGGTGGATGAAGAGGAAATTTTGCAGTCATCAGCTGAAGCAACTGAGGAAATCCATAGTGAGGTTGATATATTGGAACCATCTGGCCCAACACCTGCGCAATTGGAAACTAATGTAGTAGCAGAGGAACTAGGTGTTCATTTTGCTGCAGTAGAATCTTGCCAAACCCCTGGACAATTGGAAGCTAACGAAGATGTTCTCAATCTGTCGGAGACTAGCCAGGTACCGCCAGTTGCTGTGATTCCTGGTGAAGATTTTTCGATGTGGAATGATAATTTGCCACTGACAGACGGTGCTGATGTCCCCCATGACATGGTTAACTCTAATAATCAAGTGGAACTGCAAGTTCCACCTACTGTTGGAGATAACGTCAATGGGGACAACGTTCCTAATGGAGGCGTAAGAGAGGAGAGAGAACAAGTTCATAGTGGGAGTGACATTGATAAATTAGTAGAGGAGCGATTGTCTCAGGCAGAGAACAGTAAGAGAGCTGAGAAGAAGGCTGAGAAAAAGCTCCGTGCCTCTATGAAGCCTCTTGAATGGGCCGAGGAGCTTGAAAAGCGGCATGCATCATCTGGTTTACACTGGGAGGAAGGGGCTGCTGCTCAGCCAATGAGACTACAGGGCATCCGAAGGGGACCACCTGCTGTTGGATACTTGCAAATAGATCTTGACAATGCAATCACTCgttctatttcttcacaacaaTTCAAGCGTGACCATGGTTCCCCGCAAGTGGTTGCAGTTCACTTGAATTATATAGCTGTAGGCATGTCTAAAGGAACCATTATAGTTTTAGCTAGCAAATACTCTGCTCACTCTGCTGACAGTACAGATTCCAAG ATGCTAACGTTTGGTTCTCATGCTGAGAAAACTCAGATATCTGTAACGTCAATGTGCTTTAATCAGCAAGGTGATTTACTATTAGCTGGATATGGTAATGGTCATTTAACAATTTGGGATGTACAGAAAGCAATAGCAGCAAAAGTTATCACTGGAGAGCATGCAGTGCCAGTTGTCCATACACTGTTTTTAGGACAAGATCCACAAGTCACTCGCCAGTTTAAAGCTGTTACTGGCGATTCTAGGGGGCTTGTTTTATTACATACAGCTTCTGTTGTTCCTCTGCTCAATCGTTTCTCTATCAAGACACAA TGTCTACTTGATGGCCAAAAAACTGGAACAGTGCTGTGTGCTTCCCCCCTTCAATTGTATGATATGCATGGATTTGTATCTGCACCTTCTCAAATTCATTCATCAGCATCCTCCAATGGCCTTAGCAGCATGGTTGGAGGTGTTGTTGGAGGTGTAGTTGGAGGGGAGAGTGGATGGAAGCTCTTCAATGAAGGTTCTCCAGTGGTGGAAGAAGGTGTGGTCATATTTGTCACCCATCAAAATGCTTTGGTG GTAAGACTAAGTCCGAATGTAGAGGTGTTCGATAAATTTCCTAGACCAGAGGGTGTTCGTGAAGGGTCCATGCCTTATGCTGAATGGAAATGGACATTGGCAGATGACTCATCACTAG ATTCTTCTGATAAAGTTTCATGGCTTGCAATTGCATGGGACCGAAATGTCCAAGTGGCCCAGTTGGTAAAATCAGAGATGAAAAAATACAGGGAGTGGAACCTTGATAGTGCTGCCATAGGCATTGCATGGTTAGATGATAAG ATGCTAGTGGTTGTTACACTTAGAGGACAACTTTGCTTGTTTACGAAAGATGGAAATGAGATTCATCGTATAAGTTTTATTGTAAGCGGattgggaattgatgatgtaatAACTTATAACACATTTTTTTCTAACACCTTTGGAAATCCAGAGAAGGGTTTTCACAATTCTATAGCAGTAAGAGGAGCTACAGTATACATATTAGGGCCAATGCATCTTATAGTTTCACGTCTACTTCCTTGGAGAGAGAAGATTCAAGTACTGCAGAGAGCAGGTGATTGGATGGGTGCACTTGATATGTCAATGAGGCTTTATGATGGCCATGCCCAGGGTGTAATTGATCTTCCAAGAACAGTTGTTGCTATAAGGGAGGTTATAATGCCATTTCTTGTGGAGTTAATTTTATCATACGTGGATGAAGTTTTCTCAtatatttcagttgcattttgcAACCAAATTGAAAAAGCCGGTCTAGTGGAAGATATAAAGTCATCAGACAGTACCCTTcagaaagagatagaggatcaGTATGCTCGTGTTGGTGGTGTAGCTGTGGAGTTTTGCATACACATAAGTAGGATTGACATCTTATTCGATAGTATCTTCACTAAATTTGTTGCTGTTCAGCATGGAG GCACATTTTTGGAGATCTTGGAGCCATACATTCTGAAAGACATGCTTGGATCTTTACCACCAGAG ATCATGCAAGCCCTAGTAGAGCACTATAGTAGCAGAGGATGGTTGCAACGTGTTGAACAATGCGTCCTTCACATGAATATTTCTTCTCTGGACTTTAATCAA GTTGTAAGATTATGTCGTGAACATGGTCTTTATGGTGCACTGATATATCTTTTCAATCGAGGTTTAGATGACTACAGGACACCATTAGAGGAACTTATATGTGTTGTAAAAGATAGTTCAAGAACAGACGCTGCTTCTATTGG GTACCGGATGCTTGTTTATCTAAAGTATTGTTTTCAGGGTTTAGCATTCCCCCCTG GTCATGGTACAATATCATCTCAACGTTTGCAATCAGTGAGAGAAGAATTATTAAGTTTTTTGTTGGAGGACTCAAAATCATTAACCTCTCCAGTCTTCAAAAGCTTCAAGGCATCCTGTGGAATTTGCCCAAATCTATGTTATCTCCTTTGGTTGGCTACTGAAGCAACCCTTAAAGTCATACGATGTGCTTTTTTAGAAGAGGGGTGCACTCAGATAGTTGATTCTATGCATTATAAAGTTGAGAGTAATGCTGAAGACGGAAAGGAAGAGGATTTTCATCGCATAAAAGTTCAAAATGCAATGGTACAGAGTATTGCAAACACACTAATAGATATTCTTGATTTGAAGTCAGTGGTGATAAAATCATTTGTAATAGAGGACACTGCTGAAGTTTGGCCTTCAAAGGAGGATTTGGGTCAAATACTTGAGTTCATCGCATTTCTTGTTTCCTATAAGCAAGCTACTATTTCAGAAAAGGTGCTAAAACATATTCTTAGACATTTGACATCACAGGATAAGACATCAGATGATCCCAATATGAAGTATGAAGTTTCTCGACCAGAGAAACAGGTGCTCACTTTGCTTAAAGTTGCCCCTCAGGTGGACTGGAATTCTGATGATGTCATGCATCTATGCGTATATGCCCATTTTTATCAG GCTTGTGGCTTAATACATGAGATCAGAGGTCAATTTGTTGATGCTTTAGATAGTTACATGAAGGATCAAGATGAGCCAATCCATGCTTTTGCTTTCATTAACAAGATTATGTTACAGCTGAAAAATAATAATGTTTCTTTTAAGATGGCTGTAATTTCTCGAATTCCAGAACTTATCAAGCTAAGCAG AGAATGCGCGTTCTTCTTGGTCATTGATCAATTTAGTAGTGAAACTCAGGATATCTTATCAGAATTGCGTTCTCATCCACAAAGCATGTTCCTCTTCTTAAAAACAACCCTTGAAATCCATTTGTCAGGAAACCTTAAATTTCCTGTGCTTGAAACAGTTTGTCTCTCAAACCCACCATTTGGTGAGATCAGGGAGACACCAAATAATCTTGAAGAATATGCTGAACGACTAGCAAGTTTCCCAAAGCTTTTGCATCAGAACACAATTCAAGTAAATGATGAACTGACAGAACTGTTTTTATCG CTTTTATGCCAGTTTGAGCGCAACTCAGTCTTGAAATTTCTAGAAACCTTCGACAATTATAGACTTGAGCAGTGTCTCCATATTTGTCAAGAATATGGTGTCACTGACGCTGCTGCATTTTTACTAGAAAGGGTTGGTGATGTTGGTAGTGCTCTAATGCTTATGTTGACTGGGCTTAATGAAAAGATCGATTTGCTTGTTGATGCTGTGGAAAAGAAAATTTATGAGGTGGCATCAAGTGATTCTTTATGGCAGTTTGAAGATATTATGAACCTAAATGAG GTTATCTCTGTGACTGATGTGTTGCATGCTTCCATTAGCCTATGCCAAAGAAATACTCGGCGTTTAGACACTACAGAATCTGAGTCGCTTTGGTTTCGGTTGCTTGACTT TTTCCTCCAGCTATTCTCAGCCAATGAAGTGGCTCTGTGCCATCAAACCAGCTTCTTTGAATCAGAAACATGGCAATCCAGATCACCTGAATGTCTTGGAGCCCATGCCTAA